From Candidatus Amoebophilus asiaticus 5a2, the proteins below share one genomic window:
- the dnaG gene encoding DNA primase, with product MLNQETIQAVQQAALIEEVVGDFVTLKKRGQNLWACCPFHHERTPSFSVSPSKGFYKCFGCDAAGDSIAFIKAIEGISFIEAVKYLATKYSIPIQETEEGHKDIAAQHERDSLYILMKLANNYYIQNLWEHSEGQRIGHAYLKERGITDDFIKQFELGYSLDSWQGFHEYALKQGYTDGLLEKAGLIVHNQEKLYDRFRGRVIFPIHNLSGKVIAFAARILKPADNQPKYVNSPETPIYHKSDVLYGIYQAKQKIKQVDKCFLVEGYTDVISLHMAGIENVVASSGTALTDSQIQLVSRFTKHITVLFDGDTAGIKAALRGVDKILEKGLHVKVILLPPGEDPDSYSKKLDSLAFQTYLQEHEQDFITFKAKLLMEGIGDDPTQKAEAIKEILQSIALIPDAVNRTLFLQQCSRLLDINEGVLLGEHNKILVRKEKEHHRPHKLVHNPVNELQLTAKRGELIPLNWAATIEAYEQESIRLLLNYGSIILEDGNPLSTYLLQELADVPFQHPVYKHILSTYEELALQEQVIDINFFVQHTDERIQKTAIDLTASPYEVSDKWQEKYQINISKEEDNLYRNAYKNILRLKLRLIHQLIEENNKLLKNTVHEPEEEDKLLQVYATLKQSETAIAQQLGMVIIG from the coding sequence ATGCTCAACCAAGAAACCATACAAGCCGTACAACAAGCAGCACTTATAGAAGAAGTTGTTGGTGACTTTGTTACACTGAAAAAAAGAGGTCAAAACTTGTGGGCTTGCTGCCCATTTCATCATGAAAGGACACCTTCTTTTTCCGTATCTCCTAGCAAAGGTTTTTATAAATGTTTTGGTTGTGATGCTGCTGGCGATTCTATTGCTTTTATAAAGGCTATAGAAGGCATTAGCTTTATAGAGGCGGTCAAGTATTTAGCAACTAAATACAGTATACCTATTCAAGAGACAGAGGAAGGGCATAAAGATATAGCAGCCCAACATGAAAGGGATAGCTTATATATTTTAATGAAGCTAGCAAACAACTATTATATACAAAACTTATGGGAACATTCAGAAGGTCAGCGTATTGGACATGCTTATTTAAAAGAAAGGGGTATTACAGATGATTTTATTAAACAATTTGAATTAGGATATAGCCTTGATAGCTGGCAAGGATTTCACGAATATGCACTTAAGCAAGGTTATACGGATGGGCTGTTAGAAAAAGCAGGCCTTATTGTTCACAACCAAGAAAAGTTGTATGATCGTTTTAGAGGGAGGGTTATCTTTCCTATTCATAACCTTTCTGGTAAAGTTATTGCGTTTGCAGCTAGAATTCTGAAACCTGCAGATAATCAACCTAAATATGTTAATTCGCCCGAAACGCCCATTTATCATAAAAGCGATGTGCTATATGGTATTTACCAGGCCAAGCAAAAGATAAAACAAGTTGATAAGTGTTTTTTAGTAGAAGGGTATACCGATGTCATCTCCTTACACATGGCAGGCATAGAGAACGTAGTGGCTTCTTCTGGAACAGCACTCACTGATTCACAAATTCAGCTTGTTAGTCGATTTACAAAACATATTACCGTTTTATTTGATGGCGATACAGCTGGTATAAAGGCAGCCCTACGAGGGGTTGATAAAATACTAGAAAAAGGCTTACATGTAAAAGTTATCTTACTGCCTCCAGGTGAAGATCCCGACAGCTATTCTAAAAAGCTAGATAGTCTTGCCTTCCAAACTTACTTACAAGAGCACGAGCAAGATTTTATTACGTTCAAAGCAAAGCTACTAATGGAAGGAATAGGAGATGACCCTACTCAAAAAGCAGAAGCCATTAAAGAAATTTTGCAAAGTATTGCATTAATACCTGATGCCGTAAATAGAACCTTATTTTTACAACAATGCAGTAGGTTACTAGATATCAATGAAGGGGTGTTGCTGGGTGAACATAACAAAATATTGGTCAGAAAAGAAAAAGAACACCATAGGCCTCACAAGCTAGTACATAACCCTGTTAATGAGCTACAACTTACTGCAAAAAGAGGTGAGTTAATACCTCTTAATTGGGCAGCTACCATAGAAGCATACGAACAAGAAAGTATTCGATTACTACTTAATTATGGATCTATTATTTTAGAGGATGGTAATCCACTTAGCACTTATCTACTACAAGAATTGGCTGATGTTCCTTTTCAACATCCTGTTTACAAACATATATTAAGTACTTATGAAGAATTGGCTTTACAAGAGCAAGTAATAGATATCAATTTTTTTGTACAACATACCGACGAACGTATACAAAAGACAGCTATTGATTTAACCGCATCACCTTATGAAGTGAGTGATAAGTGGCAGGAGAAATACCAAATAAATATTTCTAAAGAAGAAGACAACCTTTATAGAAATGCTTATAAGAATATACTTAGGCTTAAGCTTCGTCTTATTCACCAGCTAATTGAAGAGAACAATAAACTGCTTAAGAATACCGTGCATGAGCCTGAAGAGGAAGATAAATTATTGCAAGTGTATGCAACTCTTAAACAATCAGAGACTGCTATTGCTCAACAACTTGGTATGGTAATTATAGGATAA